Proteins from a genomic interval of Sporolactobacillus sp. Y61:
- a CDS encoding SDR family oxidoreductase, protein MRNILITGASGSIGQAVAGRIAMSGASLYLHYCTGVDRIQKLSGKLRNKFPEQFFTCVQADLADENGPDKLLHQLDQQVDGVIYTSGQSQVGLFQDVPLKSVQQQIQLQLISPFRIIQSLIQPMIREKQGKIVIVSSIWGLTGASTEVLYSMVKGGQNTFVKALAKEVAPSGISVNAVAPGAVDTPMMDEFSKQDIALVKEDIPMDRLAEPEEVASLVAFLMRPESSYISGQVISINGAWYC, encoded by the coding sequence ATGAGAAATATACTGATCACAGGTGCAAGTGGTTCAATTGGTCAGGCAGTAGCCGGGAGAATCGCAATGTCCGGTGCGTCTCTGTATCTTCATTACTGCACAGGTGTTGATCGGATTCAGAAACTTTCCGGCAAACTCAGAAATAAATTTCCTGAACAGTTTTTTACATGTGTTCAGGCAGATCTTGCAGATGAAAACGGGCCGGATAAACTGCTTCATCAGCTGGATCAGCAGGTTGACGGCGTTATTTATACAAGCGGGCAAAGTCAGGTCGGACTTTTCCAGGATGTCCCTTTAAAATCAGTGCAACAGCAGATCCAGCTCCAGCTGATCAGTCCGTTCCGTATCATTCAGAGCCTGATTCAACCGATGATCAGGGAAAAGCAGGGAAAAATTGTGATTGTTTCTTCCATCTGGGGACTGACTGGTGCTTCTACCGAAGTTCTGTATTCCATGGTCAAAGGCGGACAAAACACGTTCGTTAAGGCGCTGGCAAAAGAAGTCGCGCCCAGTGGTATTTCCGTCAATGCCGTTGCGCCGGGAGCTGTTGATACCCCCATGATGGACGAGTTCAGCAAACAGGATATCGCGCTCGTTAAAGAAGATATTCCCATGGACAGACTGGCTGAACCTGAAGAAGTCGCTTCACTCGTTGCCTTTCTTATGCGCCCTGAATCCAGCTATATCAGCGGACAGGTTATTTCGATCAATGGGGCATGGTACTGCTGA
- a CDS encoding DUF3243 domain-containing protein: protein MSVLENWDKWKTFLGEKADQAQKMGVDEETLTGFAKKIGDYLSQNVDPKTDQERVLSDLWHVAEDHEREMLAHLMLKLVDQDAHRMQRQS from the coding sequence ATGTCTGTATTGGAAAACTGGGATAAATGGAAAACATTTCTTGGGGAAAAAGCAGATCAGGCGCAAAAAATGGGTGTAGATGAAGAAACGCTGACAGGTTTTGCAAAAAAAATTGGTGATTATCTTAGCCAGAATGTGGACCCGAAAACAGATCAGGAACGTGTGCTTTCCGATTTGTGGCATGTCGCAGAGGATCATGAGCGGGAAATGCTGGCTCACTTAATGCTTAAGCTTGTTGATCAGGATGCACACCGGATGCAGCGACAGAGTTGA
- a CDS encoding DUF3388 domain-containing protein: MSDGNEWYLEYEIHRNEPGLLGDVASLLGKLEINILTINGIDHKRRGLLVCTDKDQQIYRFLEIVGTMKRIHLTKVRRTTLMDRLAVRHGRYVERDTDDRKTFRFTRDEIGLLVDFMAELFKKPGHLLIGIRGIPRVGKSESIIAASVSANKRWIFVSSTLLRQTIRTHLSEDERLNDHIFVIDGLVSMKQGTESHWRLIHQIMRRPVTKVVEHPDVFVRHTEYTMDDFDYMLELRNHQNETIDYDSYMNELNLF; the protein is encoded by the coding sequence ATGAGCGACGGCAATGAATGGTATCTGGAATATGAAATACATAGAAATGAGCCGGGGCTTCTTGGAGATGTCGCATCGCTCCTTGGTAAGCTGGAAATCAATATTCTTACGATAAACGGTATTGATCATAAACGGCGCGGACTCCTCGTTTGTACGGATAAAGATCAACAGATTTATCGTTTTCTTGAAATTGTTGGAACCATGAAGAGGATACATTTGACGAAGGTACGTCGAACGACTTTAATGGACAGGCTGGCCGTACGCCACGGAAGATATGTCGAGAGGGATACAGATGACCGGAAAACCTTTCGTTTCACCCGGGATGAAATCGGACTTCTTGTTGATTTTATGGCCGAATTGTTTAAAAAGCCAGGTCATCTCCTGATCGGTATACGCGGAATTCCGCGTGTGGGAAAATCCGAATCCATTATCGCGGCAAGCGTATCCGCAAACAAACGCTGGATATTTGTCTCTTCGACTCTGCTCAGGCAGACCATCCGCACTCATCTGTCCGAAGACGAACGGTTAAACGATCATATTTTTGTCATTGACGGACTGGTCTCAATGAAACAGGGTACGGAATCTCACTGGAGGCTGATTCACCAGATCATGCGCCGGCCGGTTACCAAAGTTGTGGAACATCCGGATGTTTTTGTCCGTCATACGGAGTACACAATGGACGACTTTGATTATATGCTCGAGCTCCGTAATCATCAGAACGAAACCATTGATTACGATTCTTATATGAATGAACTTAATCTTTTCTGA
- a CDS encoding helix-turn-helix domain-containing protein, protein MSELGQALKDARENKGLTLDALQEQTKIQKRYLQAIEEGHFERLPGAFYTRAFIKSYAETVGLDFAELTEKYASEMPKVHHESSEIRTLPPDGTDDLPSRASRPGRKKPGNWSSVINKAIIIVICLIVLMIVYILISNFAGSRAEKAPDTNQGTGSSISFSGTTQSDSGSSIADSGNSQSGSSPSTSQKQSLKPEQTQENKSTYTLTGTTEFKVNIATKNGNPAWFRAKDETGKILLEGTASDAGKKSYSFDAGKVKSLSIKFGSVPNTEFRVNGQAFHFPNKNIIQTIIIKFNK, encoded by the coding sequence ATGAGTGAACTTGGTCAGGCATTGAAGGACGCCAGAGAAAATAAGGGACTGACTCTGGATGCACTTCAGGAACAGACAAAAATTCAGAAACGTTATCTCCAGGCAATCGAGGAGGGTCATTTTGAACGTTTACCCGGTGCATTTTATACTCGGGCCTTTATTAAGAGTTATGCCGAAACCGTCGGCCTCGATTTCGCAGAGTTGACAGAAAAATACGCATCAGAAATGCCGAAGGTTCATCATGAGTCTTCAGAAATTCGTACACTTCCTCCTGATGGGACGGATGACCTGCCTTCAAGAGCTTCCCGTCCGGGCAGAAAAAAGCCTGGGAACTGGTCGTCTGTGATCAACAAAGCGATCATTATCGTCATCTGTCTCATCGTACTCATGATCGTGTATATTCTGATTTCCAATTTTGCAGGAAGTCGTGCAGAAAAGGCTCCGGATACGAATCAGGGAACGGGCTCCTCCATTTCTTTCAGTGGGACCACTCAATCGGATTCAGGCAGTTCCATAGCCGATTCAGGGAACAGCCAGTCCGGATCCTCCCCATCGACATCGCAGAAGCAGAGTTTGAAGCCGGAACAGACGCAGGAAAATAAGAGCACCTATACACTTACAGGAACAACGGAATTCAAAGTGAATATCGCAACGAAAAACGGTAACCCGGCCTGGTTCCGCGCTAAGGACGAAACGGGTAAAATACTTCTTGAAGGAACCGCGTCGGATGCAGGTAAAAAATCGTACAGCTTTGATGCAGGGAAAGTGAAATCACTTTCTATCAAGTTCGGCAGCGTGCCCAACACTGAGTTTAGGGTTAACGGTCAAGCGTTCCATTTTCCAAACAAAAATATAATCCAGACGATTATCATTAAATTCAACAAATAA
- the pgsA gene encoding CDP-diacylglycerol--glycerol-3-phosphate 3-phosphatidyltransferase — MNIANKLTVSRMVMIPIFLIFLLAPLQLGTIGSGDFTLPVSQMIAGFIFMLASFTDWLDGQIARRRHLVTNFGKFSDPLADKLLVMSAFVSFVGMGRMASWMIIVILAREFAVTGLRLVAAGEGDVIAAGKMGKWKTLFQMVAIILFLFNNIPFGIDGFPLDQIILWIAVILTIVSGADYFYKNRDVILRSK, encoded by the coding sequence GTGAATATAGCCAATAAGTTAACTGTGTCCCGTATGGTTATGATCCCCATTTTTTTGATCTTTCTTCTGGCCCCTCTTCAACTGGGTACAATTGGCTCAGGTGATTTTACTCTTCCCGTATCTCAGATGATCGCCGGATTTATTTTTATGCTCGCTTCTTTCACCGACTGGCTTGATGGACAAATTGCCCGGAGAAGGCATCTTGTGACCAATTTCGGCAAGTTCTCCGATCCGCTTGCCGACAAACTGCTTGTCATGAGCGCGTTTGTTTCTTTTGTCGGAATGGGCAGGATGGCTTCCTGGATGATTATCGTGATTCTCGCCCGGGAATTTGCGGTAACCGGATTACGTCTTGTTGCAGCAGGAGAGGGGGATGTTATTGCGGCAGGAAAAATGGGAAAATGGAAAACATTGTTCCAGATGGTTGCTATTATTTTGTTCCTGTTCAACAATATTCCATTCGGTATCGATGGCTTTCCTCTTGATCAGATCATTCTCTGGATTGCGGTTATCCTTACCATTGTGTCGGGAGCTGATTATTTTTATAAAAACCGGGATGTGATTCTTCGGTCAAAGTAA
- the recA gene encoding recombinase RecA, with the protein MAGKNDRKAALDSALRQIEKQFGKGSIMRLGEQPEQRVSTVSSGSLTLDIAMGVGGYPRGRIIEIYGPESSGKTTVALHAIAEAQKGGGQAAFIDAEHALDPVYAEHLGVNIDELLLSQPDTGEQALEICEALVRSGAIDIVVIDSVAALVPKAEIEGEMGDSHVGLQARLMSQALRKLSGAISKSKTTAIFINQIREKVGVMFGNPETTPGGRALKFYASVRLEVRRAEALKVGNDIVGNRTRIKVVKNKVAPPFKQAEVDIMYGHGISSEGEILDIGSDLDIVEKSGSWYSYHKERLGQGRENAKLFLKENEPIREEIKKQIRQHYHLDETPDETPDESADKEAVVHSSDAPKK; encoded by the coding sequence ATGGCTGGGAAAAATGACAGAAAGGCAGCACTGGACAGTGCACTGCGTCAAATCGAAAAACAATTCGGAAAAGGTTCGATCATGAGGCTTGGTGAACAGCCGGAGCAGCGTGTGTCGACCGTTTCGAGCGGTTCTCTGACACTTGATATCGCCATGGGTGTCGGAGGATATCCACGTGGACGGATCATTGAAATATACGGGCCTGAATCCTCAGGTAAAACGACGGTGGCCCTGCATGCTATTGCTGAAGCTCAGAAAGGTGGAGGACAGGCCGCCTTTATTGATGCAGAACATGCTCTTGATCCTGTTTATGCAGAACACCTGGGCGTCAATATAGATGAACTGCTCCTGTCACAGCCGGATACAGGTGAGCAGGCACTGGAAATCTGTGAAGCATTGGTCAGGAGCGGTGCCATTGATATTGTTGTTATCGATTCTGTAGCTGCTCTGGTTCCAAAAGCTGAAATCGAAGGTGAAATGGGTGATTCCCATGTCGGGTTGCAGGCGCGTCTCATGTCTCAGGCATTGAGGAAATTGTCAGGAGCCATCAGTAAATCAAAAACAACGGCTATTTTTATCAACCAGATCCGTGAAAAAGTCGGTGTGATGTTCGGAAATCCTGAGACGACACCAGGAGGACGCGCGCTGAAATTTTACGCCTCCGTCCGCCTTGAAGTCCGTCGCGCCGAAGCGTTAAAAGTTGGGAATGATATTGTAGGAAACCGTACAAGAATTAAAGTAGTGAAAAACAAGGTTGCCCCTCCTTTCAAACAGGCGGAAGTGGATATTATGTATGGTCATGGTATTTCCAGTGAAGGTGAGATCCTCGATATCGGTTCTGATCTGGATATTGTGGAAAAAAGCGGGTCCTGGTATTCATATCATAAAGAGCGGCTCGGTCAGGGAAGAGAAAATGCAAAATTATTTTTGAAAGAAAATGAGCCGATCAGGGAAGAAATCAAGAAACAAATCAGGCAGCATTATCATTTGGATGAAACACCAGATGAAACACCGGATGAATCAGCGGATAAAGAAGCTGTGGTTCATAGTTCGGATGCCCCCAAAAAATAA